GTACCTTTCACCCCGGCACTCCAGGTGGATTCGGTGCAAGTCACACGCGAACCGATCCCGATCGCTGTGGAGCCGTGGGTGGAAAAGGCATTGAAGGACAATCCGGAGATCGTCCGCGCGCACCTGGATGTAGAGCGCAGCGAATTGGCGATGTACGTGGCCGGAAACGACCGTCTGCCCCGCTTGGACCTCGGGCTGCGCTATGACGAGGCACGTGGCAGCATTGCACCGGGAGAAGTGGTGGAGCGCCGGACCGAGGGGCGAGTCCTGCAAGGTACCGTGACGTTCAGCTACCCGATCCTGAACAAGACGTTGGGCAACGCCTACAAGGCCGCGCAGCTGCGTCATCAGCAGAGCCAGCGGGTGCTATTGGAAAGAGAGCGTCAGGTGGTCCTGCGGGTCCGCGATGCCGCGCGCAATTTGCAGCGCATTACAGAACGCATCGATGTGATCGAAAAAACGATGCAAGGCGCACGAGAGAAGGTGGAGTTCGCGAACGTCAACTTCCAGCTCGGACGGGCGTCGAACCTCGACATCACAGATGCGCAAAAGGATCTTGTCGAAGCCGAGAGTGATTGGGTTGACGAAGTCGTCAGCCACCATGTGGAGTTGGCGCGGCTCGAAGCGCTGCTGGGTGGATTCATCCAGGAGGCGCCGTAGGCTGCGAATGAAGTCGAGGTCTCATTTCCGAGGTAAAGCCATGATTCACAAGAAACTCTGGTTCCGGGTGGGGCTCCTGGCAGCCGCCGTTGCCGTGGTGAGCTGGCGCTTCGTGGCCACCAACGGCCGTGCCCTGGACATTCCCACGGCAGAGGTTGTCAAGGGTGACTTCGCCATGCACATCACCGAAACGGGTGAGCTCAAGGCGAAGCGCTCCGCCATCATCACTTCCCCGAACGACAAACTGATCACCTACCTGGTGCCTGAGGGAACATGGGTGAAGAAGGGCGACTTGCTCGTGCAGCTGGAGTCGGCCAAGTACGAAATCCAGGTGCAGGAGTGCCAGTCTCTCGTGGCCGTTGCGGAGGCTCAGCTCGACAAGGCCAAATCGGAACTCCAGGCGCAGAAGTACAAGGAGGAGAATTCCAAGAAAGCATACGAGGCGCTCCTCGAACTGCAGCGGAAGGGGTTCGCCATGGACAGCGAGGTCGAGGAGGCCAGGCTTGGGTACCTCGAACTCCGGTCGAAGACAGGCTCCTTCGAAGCCGCGGTGAACGAGAAGCGCTCCGATATGGCGCGAGCTGAGACCGTTCTCAAGCAGACCCAGCGCAAGCTGGAGGGCAATGCAGTCTTCGCCCCGATGGCTGGACTCGTGGTGCACTCCTTTGTGGGACGACCGGAGGAGGGCAAGAAGGTCGAACTCGGGCAGACGCCGTACGAGGGGCAACCACTCATGGAGCTCCCGGACATCACCTCGATGCAAGTCGTGGCCGAGGTCAACGAGATGGACGTGGAGAAGGTGAAGGTCGGACAGCCAGTGGACATTCGTCTCGATGCGGTACCGGATGTCGTCTTCCACGGCAAGGTCGTGCGCATTGGGTCTCTAGCGCAACAGAAGGTGAACAAGGCCACGGGGAGCCGCACCGGCGTGAAGGCGTTCACGGTGGAAGTGGACGTCGACAATGCCGACGAGCGCTTGCGCCCAGGATTGTCCGCCTCGGTGTCCATTTTGGTGGGCGAGTTCTCGGAGGTCACTTACGCGCCCGTTCATGCCATCTTCAACGATCATGGCACGACGGTAGCGTACGTGAAGCGTGGCCACAAGGCACAGCGCGTCGTCGTGGAGTGTGGTAGTAGCAACAATCAGTTCGTGGTCATTCGCTCCGGTCTCCAACCGGGGGAACGCGTCCTCCTGGCTCAACCCATTTGACGTCGGGAGCTGTCGGCTCGCGGTTTCGAAAGATCCATGGCGAGCGGGATCGCCTCGGCCTGCTGGCACAAGGAGGGAGCAAATGCTGATCGACGCGCAGGGTCTGCGGCGAGTGTACCGCATGGGTGAAACCGAAGTTGCGGCACTCCGCGGGCTCGACCTGCAGGTCGATCAGGGCGAGTTCGTGAGCATCATGGGCCCGTCGGGGTCAGGCAAGTCCACACTCATGCACCTGCTCGGTTGCCTCGACCGGCCGAGCGACGGCCGTTACACCCTGGACGGGGTCGAGATGCAAACCCTCGATGATCGCGAACTCTCGCGGCTACGCAACCGCAAGGTTGGCTTCGTCTTTCAGAGCTTCAACCTGATCCCGCAGCTGAGCGTGATCGAGAATGTCGAGCTTCCCTTGGTGTATTCCGGTGTACTCCTGAGCGAGCGCCGGGAGCGAGCGAGCGAGCTCTTGCACGCCGTGGGCTTGGGAGAACGGCAGTGGCATCGACCCAATGAGCTTTCTGGAGGCGAATGCCAGCGTACAGCCATCGCCCGTGCCCTCGTGAACCAACCGCGGCTCGTCTTAGCCGACGAACCCACGGGAAACCTCGACAGCAAGACAGGACGCAGCATCCTCGAGATTCTTCAGGGTCTACACACGCGTGGCACGACGATTCTCCTCGTCACTCACGATCCGAGTGTGGCCGCATGGAGCCAGCGTATCGTCCACATGCTGGACGGGCGCATCGATAGTGACCATAAGATCGAGCAGGTGCGCGCCCGGACGTAGGGCCAGGACTTATGGAACGAGGAGGCTTAGGAAGCGTGGACATCCGCGAGATGGTGCGGGCGGGCGTGAAGAATCTCGTCCTCCACAAACTGCGGACATTCCTCACCATGCTCGGAGTCATTTTCGGCGTGGCAGCGGTCATCGCGATGATGTCGATCGGTGAGGGCGCCCGGCGCCAGGCCATCGAGCAAATCCGGTTGCTGGGAACCAACAACATCCGGGTGCACGATGTGCAGCTGAGCGGCGACGCCGCGAACGAAGCCGAGTACCGCAATTCGCCGGGGCTCACCTTACGCGACGCCGAGCAGATTCGCGCGACTCTACCTACAGTGCGCACCCTGTCGCCCCTCAAGTTCGTGGACGTGGAAGTGTTTCGTGGCAGCAGCAGGTTCCAGGGCACGGCGATCATCGGTGTCGGTGACGAATATGACGATCTCACGAATTCGCGACTACAGAGCGGCCGGTTCATCACTTGCTTGGATCTCGCGCATGCTCGCCCCGTTTGCGTGCTCGGCGAGGAGATCAAACGCGAGCTGTTCGGCACGGAAGAGGCGTTATTCCAGGAAGTACGCCTCGGCGAGGAGCCGTTCACGGTGGTCGGTGTCATGCAGCGGAAAAACGTCAGTACGGGTGGTGTGATCGAGCTGCGCAATATGAATCGCGATGTGTACATCCCCGTGACCGCTTCGTTGAAGCGGTTTTCGAATCCGAAGGGGCCAGATCGAATCGAAGAAATCGCGGTGCAGGTGCACGAGGCGCACGAGGTGGTGCCATCGTCGTGGGTCATCGCTCGCATCCTGGAGCCTGCGCATCGTGGTGTGAAAGACTACGAGGTCATCGTCCCGAATGAGTTGTTGGCTCAGAGTCAGCGTACGCAGCGTATCTTCAACATCGTGATGGGTTCCATTGCCGCCCTCTCCTTGTTGGTGGGCGGCATCGGAATCATGAACATCATGCTGGCGAGCGTCACCGAACGTACCCGGGAGATCGGCATCCGACGCGCGATTGGCGCTTCCGAGCGGGACATCCTCGTGCAGTTCTTG
This portion of the Candidatus Krumholzibacteriia bacterium genome encodes:
- a CDS encoding efflux RND transporter periplasmic adaptor subunit codes for the protein MIHKKLWFRVGLLAAAVAVVSWRFVATNGRALDIPTAEVVKGDFAMHITETGELKAKRSAIITSPNDKLITYLVPEGTWVKKGDLLVQLESAKYEIQVQECQSLVAVAEAQLDKAKSELQAQKYKEENSKKAYEALLELQRKGFAMDSEVEEARLGYLELRSKTGSFEAAVNEKRSDMARAETVLKQTQRKLEGNAVFAPMAGLVVHSFVGRPEEGKKVELGQTPYEGQPLMELPDITSMQVVAEVNEMDVEKVKVGQPVDIRLDAVPDVVFHGKVVRIGSLAQQKVNKATGSRTGVKAFTVEVDVDNADERLRPGLSASVSILVGEFSEVTYAPVHAIFNDHGTTVAYVKRGHKAQRVVVECGSSNNQFVVIRSGLQPGERVLLAQPI
- a CDS encoding ABC transporter ATP-binding protein, giving the protein MIDAQGLRRVYRMGETEVAALRGLDLQVDQGEFVSIMGPSGSGKSTLMHLLGCLDRPSDGRYTLDGVEMQTLDDRELSRLRNRKVGFVFQSFNLIPQLSVIENVELPLVYSGVLLSERRERASELLHAVGLGERQWHRPNELSGGECQRTAIARALVNQPRLVLADEPTGNLDSKTGRSILEILQGLHTRGTTILLVTHDPSVAAWSQRIVHMLDGRIDSDHKIEQVRART
- a CDS encoding ABC transporter permease, whose product is MDIREMVRAGVKNLVLHKLRTFLTMLGVIFGVAAVIAMMSIGEGARRQAIEQIRLLGTNNIRVHDVQLSGDAANEAEYRNSPGLTLRDAEQIRATLPTVRTLSPLKFVDVEVFRGSSRFQGTAIIGVGDEYDDLTNSRLQSGRFITCLDLAHARPVCVLGEEIKRELFGTEEALFQEVRLGEEPFTVVGVMQRKNVSTGGVIELRNMNRDVYIPVTASLKRFSNPKGPDRIEEIAVQVHEAHEVVPSSWVIARILEPAHRGVKDYEVIVPNELLAQSQRTQRIFNIVMGSIAALSLLVGGIGIMNIMLASVTERTREIGIRRAIGASERDILVQFLNETLLISGGGGVIGILLGAGMAVAINMLARWETVVSAAAVLISFGISVSVGVIFGLYPAQQAASKDPIESLRYE